CATCCCGTTCGAGGGCAACTACTCCGCATGGCTCGAAGCCAAACAAAAGCGGCTCGAACAGGAAGAAAAGCAGGCCAGCGCGCGGCAAAAGACGATCGCGCGCGAGCTCGAGTGGGTGCGTTCGTCTCCGAAAGGCCGCCACGCCAAGCAGAAGGCTCGCCTGTCGCGCTATGAGGAGATGGTCGAGGAGGCAGAGCGCGCCGGCCGCGACCCGGCGCTCGAGATCCACATCCCGCCCGGGCCGCGCCTCGGCGCCGACGTGCTGCGCGCCGAGCACGTCTACAAGGGATACGGCGACCGGCTGCTCATCGAAGACCTGTCGTTCGAGCTGCCGCGCGGCGGCATCGTCGGCGTCATCGGGCCCAATGGGGCCGGCAAGACCACATTGTTCCGCATGATCACCGGCGAGGAGCAGCCCGATTCAGGGACGCTCGCACTCGGCGACAGCGTCGTACTCGGCTACGTCGACCAGTCGCGCGACGCGCTCGACCCGGAGAACACCGTGTGGGAGGAGATCTCTGGCGGCTCCGAGCACATCGAGGTCGGCTCGCGCACGATCAGCTCGCGCGCCTACGTGTCGAGCTTCAATTTCCGCGGCCCCGACCAGCAAAAGCGGGTCGGCGACCTGTCGGGCGGCGAGCGCAACCGCGTTCACCTGGCCAAACTGCTGCGCAAGGGCTGCAACCTGCTGCTGCTCGACGAACCGACCAACGACCTCGACGTCGACACCCTGCGCGCACTCGAGGACGCGCTGCTGGCGTTCGTCGGCTGCGTCGTCGTGATCAGTCACGACCGCTGGTTCCTCGACCGCATCGCGACGCACATCCTTGCGTTCGAAGGGGATAGCCACGTCGAGTGGTTTCCCGGCGGCTACGCCGACTACGAGAAAGACCGCCGCCGTCGACTGGGCGACGACGCGCAGCCGACGCGCATTCGCTACAAGCCGCTCACCCGCTAGCTGGCTGGTGCGTATAGGCGCGCCAGCGAGATGCGAGGCGAGCTTCGGCGCTCGCCCGCGGCGCACGAAGGCGCGCATCCACATACGATACCGAACGGCGCGCGGACGTACGCCGAAGATCGCCCGCAGATCGCGATCGCAGCCAGCGGCGGTGCGCAACGGCCACCGAGCGCGCAGCGGACCGCCGCCACCGCGTCGTTGCCGCAGCGGTCCGCCTCCGCGCCGGCGGCGCGGTACACTGCGCAACCTACGCCGTGCACATTCGCATACTGACCTGGAACATCCACAAATGCATCGGCGGGCTCGACCGCCGCTACGATCCGGAACGCGTCCGCGCGGTGATCGCCCACTACGATCCCCACTTTGCGCTGCTTCAGGAAGTCGACGACGACGCGCCGCGGTCGAACCACGACCGCCAGGTCGACTTGCTCGGTGACGCGCTCGGCATGCGCGTACGCACGTACTTCCCAAACGTACGCGTCCGCCGCGGCGGTCAGTACGGCAACGCGATCCTGGCGAAGTTCCCTCTGACCGATACGCAGAACATCGACCTGACGATACCGCTCAAGAAGCGAAGGAGCGTGCTCCACGCGCGGTTCCGCGTGCGGCTCAACGGCATGCGCGGCAAACGGACTCGCACGCTGCACATTTACAACATGCACCTGGGCCTGTCGGGTGCCGAACGCAAGATCCAACTGCGCAAATTTCTCGACAGCCACCCGTTCGTCGGGTTGCACGGCGACACGCCCATCGTCGTCGGCGGCGACCTCAACGATGTGTGGGGTACGCTCGGCCCCAAGTTGCTCGAGCCGGCCGGTTTTCGCGCGATGCCCACCCGGCTGCGGACGTTTCCCGCCTACGCGCCGGTCCGCGCACTCGACGCGATCTACGTGCGCGGCCGACTCGCGTTCCGCAACGTGTTCCGCGGCCAGACGGACCTCGCCAAGCGGGCATCGGATCATTTGCCGCTGATTGCCGATCTGGAAATCACGTGACTCGCCCGACGACGAGCGTGATGTCGTCGACCGCCGGCTGCCCCGCTTGATGCATGGCGACCTCGTGCGCGATCCGTCCGAGCATCGCGTCGACGTCGCCGCCCTCGCCACCGATTCGGCGCAGCGCGCGTTGGAACCGGCGGTCGCCGTACAGCTCGCCGGCGGGGTTCGTGCACTCGACGACCCCGTCCGTGTACCACACGAGCACGTCCCCCGGCGCGATCGCCCGCGTGTGCGCCACATACTCGGGGCTCCCGGTCGACCCGAGCGGATTTCCGCGCGCGACGAGCACGTCCAGGCGTACGCGACCGCCGGCCGATCGGATCAAGTAGGGCACGACGTGGCCGGCGTTCGCGAACGTGACCGACCGATTGCGAACATCGCACAGCGTCGCGAAGCACGTCATGTGAAAGGAGTCGCCACCGACGCGCCGCACCGCACGGTGAAGCAGGTCGAGCAACCGGACGACGTCGAAGTGACCGCCCATCACGCGCACCGCGACGTCCGTACACCCTTTCGCGGCAGCCGTGACCATGGCGGCCGCGACCCCGTGCCCGGTCACGTCGCCCACGACGACGAGGACTCGACCGTCCGGCAACGCGGAACTCGACCACCAATCGCCGCCGCACCGGCTGGCCGGCGCATACAAACCGGCGAGTTCCACGCCGGCGTATGCGACGTGCCGGCGACCGGCCACGAACGCCTCCTGCACGGCCGCCGCCAGCTCGACCTCCTTGCTCAAATCCACTCGCGTCCGGGTCTCGCGCACCATCCGCGCATAGACCACGGCTGCGCGCGCATGGTCGCTCGCGCGTACGACGAGGTCGCGCTCGACTGGCCGGAGCGCGCGCTCGCCGGGGAGCCCACCGATCATCAGAAGTCCGACGACTTCGTCGCCGGACACGAGCGGCGACACGATCTCGGCGCCGTACACGTCGAACAGCCGCTCGAGCGCGTCGCGCATGTCGCCGAGCCGCGCCGCGACCAGTTCGTCCCGCGCGATCGGGGAACTTCGGTCCGCGAACCACGCGACGAGCAGCGGATCCGGCGTCGCCGACTCGACGAGCACGTCGCCGCTATCGTCCGACCACGAGTAGTCGCGCTCGGACGGCACGATCAGATAGACGCGGCGCGCGCCGAGCGACGACTCGAACAGGTCGCGTGTGGCGGCGCCGATCTCGTCCACCGTTCGCGCCGCCCGCGCCCGCTCCGCGTACCGAGCGAGCGCGCGCTCCTGCGGTGTATCGGGCTCCGGCGGCGTCTCTGCCACGTACGCGACGAGACTGGCGACCGCTCGCGTGCCGAGGAAGACGCCGCTGGCGGCGGCCGCTGCCACCGCCGGCGACTCGGCGCCGAGCGCGAACCAGGTGCCGACCCCGGCGGCGGCGAACACGAACGCCCAGCGGAACGCGCGCGGATCGATCGCGGCCGATCGTATCAAGTCGTGCGCGACGAGTGCGCGCAGCGCGATCACCGCGGCGATTCCGACAAACAGCCACGACATCGGGTACCACCCGTAGCCGTACGAGAGCGCCGAGTCGAAGCCGCCGAGCGCTGCCACGCCGAACGCCCACAGCGCGTCCTTGTACTGGCGACGGCGCAGCGCCGATGTCTCCGCATCGAGCGCGCGCACCAGCTCCAGCCCGCCGATCGCGATGAACGCGCCGACGGTGGCCGCCGGTAAGAATCCCAACGTGCTCGCACGGCCGACTAGCACGCCAGACGCGGTCGCGCGGGCGCCGGCGGTCACCCAGTCGGTTACGGCCGCAACCGTCGACACGGCAAGCGCCACCGCGAAGACGCCGGCGAGCAGCCCGCGCCGGCGCGCCAGGCGATTGCACAGCGCGAGATCGAACGCGACGACGAACGCGCCCGACATCGGAGTGAACGCCACGCACCAGCGAGCGACGGCGCCCGCGACCTCCGGGTCGGCCGTGCATGCGTTGAGCCCGTACCCTGCAACGAATGGGATCGCGGTGACCAGAATTCCGAGAAACGCGGCGCGCAGCGCGGGGGCACCGCGGACGAATGCGACGTACAACGCGAGCGCAAGGAGCCCCGCGGATGCAAGCCAAAACGGAATGCTCGCTGCGGTCAATCGGTACGATGCGGGATCCAGCGCGGGGTGCACGATCACCTCGTCACGACCAATCGGTT
The DNA window shown above is from Deltaproteobacteria bacterium and carries:
- the ettA gene encoding energy-dependent translational throttle protein EttA, with translation MAHEFVYVMKGLGKVVPPKRQILDNIWLSFLPGAKIGVLGPNGAGKSSLLRIMAGVDTDFIGEAWAADGIKIGYLPQEPQLDPTKDVRGNVEEALRDTRALLDRFDELNMKLAEDLSPEEMDKVMAEHARVQDAIEAANAWDIDRTVEIAMDALRLPPGDADVTTLSGGERRRVALCKVLLEQPDLLLLDEPTNHLDAESVAWLERYLAEFPGTVVAITHDRYFLDNVAGWILELDRGRGIPFEGNYSAWLEAKQKRLEQEEKQASARQKTIARELEWVRSSPKGRHAKQKARLSRYEEMVEEAERAGRDPALEIHIPPGPRLGADVLRAEHVYKGYGDRLLIEDLSFELPRGGIVGVIGPNGAGKTTLFRMITGEEQPDSGTLALGDSVVLGYVDQSRDALDPENTVWEEISGGSEHIEVGSRTISSRAYVSSFNFRGPDQQKRVGDLSGGERNRVHLAKLLRKGCNLLLLDEPTNDLDVDTLRALEDALLAFVGCVVVISHDRWFLDRIATHILAFEGDSHVEWFPGGYADYEKDRRRRLGDDAQPTRIRYKPLTR
- a CDS encoding endonuclease, with amino-acid sequence MHIRILTWNIHKCIGGLDRRYDPERVRAVIAHYDPHFALLQEVDDDAPRSNHDRQVDLLGDALGMRVRTYFPNVRVRRGGQYGNAILAKFPLTDTQNIDLTIPLKKRRSVLHARFRVRLNGMRGKRTRTLHIYNMHLGLSGAERKIQLRKFLDSHPFVGLHGDTPIVVGGDLNDVWGTLGPKLLEPAGFRAMPTRLRTFPAYAPVRALDAIYVRGRLAFRNVFRGQTDLAKRASDHLPLIADLEIT